The sequence below is a genomic window from Humulus lupulus chromosome 3, drHumLupu1.1, whole genome shotgun sequence.
CATACAATTCCAAGATTAATAGATTGCTTACAGGAAGTATGCCCGCTCGGAAAGCTTTTGTGTCCTTCCTTGATGATAGCCTTGTTTCCAGTACACATGACATTCTTTGTAACAGGATCGAACACCTGAACAAGCCAACACATCAGAAGGCTGGATGTATATAGATAATAGCTATACCAAGAACTACACTATGAAAGTAACTAAGCTTTAGAAAATATTCAAAAGAAAGATGAGCAGTATGTCTGGCCTACCCCTTTGCCATTGGGAAAACACCGCCAAAAGAAGTCAGGACGTGGTCGGCCAACGCCATCTTTGATTGCATCAGTTAAAACCGCAGTTATAAACACAGAGAATAGAAGACCTGAATATGCATATAAACTTAGTAAAACTGTTAAAGATCAGACACAACCATAGCTAAAATCACTGAATGATTTAGGTGGTGGGTGTCAACTTAATACAGCATATATAGATTAAAGAAACCAATGTTTCAAAAAGGAAGATTACCTAATATGGCATGGTGCAAATCATAAACATCTCTTCTGATAAAATAGTAAACTATGATCACAATTAGTGGCAACAAAACAGCAATTATCTGTAAaacaaaaaccaaaaaattaataGATAAACTAGCAGttttatcatattttaaaatCAAAATGAACTTTTTTTTCCTATCTAAACAATATTGAATTTTCTCAGAAGAAAATAAACATACAGGAACACCCCAGAAAGGAACTGTATTGCCTTGCAAAGGGTACTTGAGGTCAGTCATCATGTCCTCTCCAACAAATCGGTGAAAAGGTTCTATTAAGTTCAGACCAGCATCCAAAGCCACAAGAAGAATGAGTATCAGCCAGTCATGCATATAACTTCTCAAAACTTTAACTCCATGAGATCTTATGGTATGAGCACCAAGCTGAATCTCTGGCATtttcacactaaaaaataaaaatcacaaaaataaGTCAGTAAAAAAAGAATGATCAATTAAAGGCTTctcatttctcttttcttttctgtgTTCTGTTCAGTATAATGCCTAAGAAGagacaaaagaaaaaagaaagcaaAGAATATTGTAAAGAAAACTCAAAACATTGAGTATTACAGAGAAAACCAGACCAAgcagaaaacaaaataattacataaagcctgcccaaaatcAAGCCCGACAAACTATACTTTCTTTTCGTTTCCGTAATTTCTCAGGAACCAAACAGTGGCTTAAGCAAGAAAActagaaaggaaaagaaaaacccAGTTGGTGGAAGACATAAACTTACAATATCAATgattatataaacaaataaaaccAAAATAAACCTACCCAAGAAGATTTTTATGGACTAAAAGACACATTACGCGTAAAGctaaagtttttttattttttttctaagacTCAACCGATTATAGAAGGATCCCAGGAAGAGAAAGTCTTACAGAGAGAAATAAAGCATGCAAATTTTGTACGGTCAATCTCAATGAGAGAAAGCCTTGCCTTGCCTTGCCTTTGAGTTTTTGTCTCCTAATTCCAAAGAAGAGAGCTCGAGCGAGCCCACCTACTGTGACTGTTAGAGAAAGACAAGGAGAGAGCGCGTGCGTTCACGCTGAAAGAGACAGCGTTAGATACGAAACCGCATTATAAACCCATTTTAGGAAAGATTTTGAATTTAATGTTGTTCTACTGCTAAGCTGAGAAAAATGTTAACGTACGAAGAAGAAGGAGAGactgaccaaaaaaaaaaactgggCTCTCTTCTGTTTTTTGATACAGAAAACAAAATGGGTTTGGCATGGAATTTGGATTtggatttgtattttttttttttttaaattcttctGCAATTATTTTGTTTGTTGGGTCAAAAAAAGGAGGACAGGACAGGGACAAAAAGAGAAGAACAATTAAAGCAATGGGATTTTCTTTAATATAAGATAAATTGATTTAGCTTTACTCTAGTTTTAAAATGTATTAATACACGTAAATAATtcacttttttatatatatacttttttttgtaGAGAAAATGGAAATGGTCCAATtggataagattttttttttcaaaattaccagttttagtactttttttttttcaaaaaaaaaaagggttctTTAAAGATACAGTTGTAACAATGTTATTGAAATTTAAGTAATCTCTCCAAATGTCTTTCGGTAAATAATCGGTTTCTGGTTAAAGTGATTCAAAAGTTCAAATAAATACTAGTTTTTCTACTCAGCAAAAAATaagatagataaataaataaataaatattagtttTTTTCCTCTTTTTACGTTTTGTACAATTTTTATTGGGAATATTTATTAATAACTCTTCCATAAGATAAATAAATATTAGATTTTTCTCTTTTTACGTTTGTACTTTTTTATTGggaatatttattaataattcttttataatataGAAAGCTATAATTTATAtgcatatttttatgttttttcctCTAATTAATTAGATTAGATGgatttttttattagattttaacAGTGTCATTTATCATCCGATCTAATCCAATTCAAATCCAATTGTAATTAGATAATAAATTTTTTGTAATTGGATTAGTTTAGATGTTGCCCACCCTACATGCAACAGTTTTCTGGTGTTGATTATAATTAGTATTATTTCATTTAAGTTGCATTTGAAATTATTTAACTCCATTTATTTCATTTACTTTTAATATTGAAACTCCATTaaatattaagttttttttttaaaatcaaaacttACCACATAGATAGCTAGGTTTTGTTacaattttaataataataataataattttcactGAAGTAAGATTCAAAGCCTAATTAACATTAACTAATGATATGGCACAAAAAATATGTGGTGCACATGTAATTACTCATTCTCATTAGTAATCATTAGTAATTATTAGGAAAGCATAAGTTCATAgcattttaaatttttaattcaatatctCTTTTTATATGTTGATATTCTTTTCTTGTTGAGGTTGGCATGAGCTACTTTTTACACTTTggcttttgtttttttaaaaaaaaaaaaaaagaaaattggaGAGAGAGGCAGTAACATTTGATTTGTGGATTAGAGGACAAACAACGTTAACAACACAAGAAAAAGTTAATTAACAAACAAGACAATAATCAATGGTACATCaaatattaaatgattatagttttttttttaattagaaaattaaatggtTAGGGAAATTTGAAGTTATATACTCTATTTTATCTATAGGATAAATTTAACAGGCATCCCAAATATATGTCATTTTGTATAATTTTGACTATAATATTCATTTCATTAAACTTACTCTCTCTTATATTAATGTGCACCCATgattaatttttgtgttttacATCAAAAATTTAAGAGTTTAAATATGCTAAAGGTATAAATCTCGAAAAAatactaagattaaaaaaaaaatcaactaaaaCGGACATTTAAGCAAAAAGTTATGGCTTACCaaaattttcgtcaaatttcagtgcagagcatcgaCATAGCACCGATGTACCACCGACTTTGCATCATTTTggttaaaaatcaagttttcatagttgcatcgcaagagcatcgaaacaacaTCGATATTACATTGAAAAAGCATCGATTTGGCAAAAAAAAACCAAGTTTTCAAGATTACATCGATTTTCCATCGAATTTGGTGAGCCATAACTTTTTGCTTAAATGTCCGTTTTAGTTGATTTTTTTAATCTTGGTACtttttcgagatctacatgtTTAGCatatttaaagttttaattttttttatgtagaaCACAAAAAATAATCATGGGTACACATTAATGAGAGAAGTGTTTATGAAAGGGTATTTTTGTCGAAAACATGGTTGGGGACATTAATAGGAGGAGGGTTTAAGTTGACATATTGAACAAATTTGCTATGTTGTAATGCATAGAACCCAAAATATCCCAATAATAATTTAAACTGAGGATTTATAATGCAACAACAAACAGTTAAACACTTTTTGAAGTTAATTTTGATTTCGGGAAAGAAAAATAATGTGACGAATATATGATGACATAATCTTCctattttagtattttaaatcaaaaattattttttgatgtAGTTATTAAAATTATGTCAAATTgtataaatttaagaaaaatattgCATGTGCCAAGGttatataatttatataattatatactttaAAAACTTTTAGTGTTTTTTATAGTATAATAAGGACAAggttattaataatatttatggAGGTCCTTACAAATATTTCCCTTAGGAGGCGATTACAGTATATTTAAATGTTCACATCGATTGATGACATTATTTTATAGAAGTAATGTTTTCATTTTGCTATAACAATTATCGAACCATTATGTTTAATAATAAGGAAAATTCACAAATatctaagatttaaaaaaaattaaaaaatatgcaatatgaaaaaaattacaaaaatacggaatagCATAATCGTAAATACGGAGTCTTTATTTAAACAAAGTCTATAAATTTGTAACAGCATAGTTTTTTTgtaaccaaaatttataaatttgtaacaaaaatttacaaatttgtatcCATGTGTTACAATTTTATAAACACCAACTACAAATAcaatagaaaattataataagCAGTTACAGAATTCTTACAAACTATtatccatatttttgtaatttttgtaaatttcgtatttttcaaatattttttaaactTACACAGttacatgtattttttttccTAATAATAAACATGCGAGTGAGCTCTTCTGGGACAGGATCGGTCATCGGTTAAGGTTGGTCGGATCCAAACTTAAAATCCTTAAATTATAAAttatcaattaaaaatatatgtattaaaatttataaacaaaaagggctttaaaataaaatcttattt
It includes:
- the LOC133821871 gene encoding lipid phosphate phosphatase 2-like isoform X2 → MPEIQLGAHTIRSHGVKVLRSYMHDWLILILLVALDAGLNLIEPFHRFVGEDMMTDLKYPLQGNTVPFWGVPIIAVLLPLIVIIVYYFIRRDVYDLHHAILGLLFSVFITAVLTDAIKDGVGRPRPDFFWRCFPNGKGVFDPVTKNVMCTGNKAIIKEGHKSFPSGHTSWSFAGLNFLALYLSGKIRVFDRKGHVAKLCIIFLPLLVASLVAVSRVDDYWHHWQDVFAGSIIGLAVSSFCYLQFFPPPYDVDGWGPFAYFQMLADSQNIDQSTSNTENALTVRQPQLESICIQPQHGMDGLEYGRRN
- the LOC133821871 gene encoding lipid phosphate phosphatase 2-like isoform X1 codes for the protein MLYFSLVKMPEIQLGAHTIRSHGVKVLRSYMHDWLILILLVALDAGLNLIEPFHRFVGEDMMTDLKYPLQGNTVPFWGVPIIAVLLPLIVIIVYYFIRRDVYDLHHAILGLLFSVFITAVLTDAIKDGVGRPRPDFFWRCFPNGKGVFDPVTKNVMCTGNKAIIKEGHKSFPSGHTSWSFAGLNFLALYLSGKIRVFDRKGHVAKLCIIFLPLLVASLVAVSRVDDYWHHWQDVFAGSIIGLAVSSFCYLQFFPPPYDVDGWGPFAYFQMLADSQNIDQSTSNTENALTVRQPQLESICIQPQHGMDGLEYGRRN